One region of Wyeomyia smithii strain HCP4-BCI-WySm-NY-G18 chromosome 3, ASM2978416v1, whole genome shotgun sequence genomic DNA includes:
- the LOC129732159 gene encoding uncharacterized protein LOC129732159, whose amino-acid sequence MKVFIALFVVALTAATQASYLPTAGLGWNSWNDWNDWDDHHGVAGYPYAKSWSSSLYNDDGWNGHFGSWGLPWGSYGAGWGHSGLVKSVVPVGNQIAATPGSLHVAPVPLGPAQEVITH is encoded by the exons ATGAAG GTTTTCATTGCATTGTTCGTCGTCGCTTTGACAGCGGCAACACAAGCGTCCTATCTGCCAACTGCCGGACTTGGATGGAACTCCTGGAACGACTGGAACGATTGGGATGACCACCACGGTGTTGCTGGTTATCCGTACGCTAAATCTTGGTCTTCCTCCTTGTACAACGACGACGGCTGGAATGGTCATTTTGGCTCTTGGGGACTGCCGTGGGGAAGCTATGGTGCCGGTTGGGGACATTCCGGACTAGTCAAGAGCGTCGTTCCGGTGGGAAATCAGATTGCCGCCACTCCGGGATCGTTACACGTTGCTCCGGTTCCACTCGGTCCAGCGCAGGAAGTGATTACGCACTAG
- the LOC129732422 gene encoding uncharacterized protein LOC129732422, which translates to MKAFIALLLATVAIAVEGSAVSTVWPSHYGGWNSWNGWNGWNGWNGWNDHGALAYPYAKSWSSSWQGAPLYKGWGGYYNGANSWGLPWGSYGNGWGHHGVVKTVVPAKTNYWGAPWGSYGSGAYGWGY; encoded by the exons ATGAAG GCCTTCATCGCTCTATTACTAGCCACTGTGGCGATAGCCGTCGAAGGATCTGCCGTATCCACAGTTTGGCCATCTCACTACGGCGGATGGAACTCTTGGAATGGATGGAACGGTTGGAATGGATGGAATGGATGGAATGACCATGGTGCGCTAGCTTACCCATATGCCAAATCGTGGTCATCCTCCTGGCAGGGCGCTCCGCTGTACAAAGGCTGGGGCGGATATTACAACGGCGCCAATTCATGGGGTCTTCCCTGGGGAAGCTATGGAAATGGTTGGGGACATCACGGTGTTGTGAAAACTGTTGTTCCGGCCAAGACAAACTACTGGGGAGCACCATGGGGATCGTACGGATCAGGAGCCTACGGCTGGGGATACTAG
- the LOC129732534 gene encoding uncharacterized protein LOC129732534, with the protein MKSFVALLVATLAVVAQGSYVQSSYWPSHSAGWNSWNNGWNGWNGHQVAAYPYTKTWASSWPATGLYNNEWDGYYGAYDKVNSWAQPWGTYGAGWGYQHLAKTVVPSVKVNSLGLPWGSYGAGAYGWEHPEVVKTVVPVAKQVVYVAPAHAGVEKVLVHPKW; encoded by the exons atgaag AGCTTCGTTGCGTTGCTGGTTGCCACTCTGGCCGTTGTTGCTCAGGGATCTTACGTTCAATCCTCATACTGGCCATCACACTCAGCAGGATGGAACTCCTGGAACAACGGCTGGAACGGTTGGAATGGCCACCAAGTTGCTGCCTACCCATACACCAAAACGTGGGCCTCTTCCTGGCCAGCAACTGGTTTGTACAACAACGAATGGGATGGATATTATGGCGCCTATGATAAAGTCAACTCCTGGGCTCAACCATGGGGAACCTATGGAGCTGGATGGGGATACCAGCACCTAGCTAAAACCGTTGTGCCATCGGTGAAGGTTAACTCGTTGGGTCTGCCATGGGGGAGCTATGGAGCAGGTGCCTACGGTTGGGAGCACCCGGAAGTGGTGAAAACTGTTGTTCCAGTTGCGAAACAGGTGGTTTATGTTGCTCCAGCACATGCTGGTGTGGAGAAGGTTCTTGTACACCCAAAATGGTAA
- the LOC129732489 gene encoding uncharacterized protein LOC129732489: MKVIVTFLIAALAVAAQGSYVPTSYWPSHGWNSWNNNGWIDHQVAAYPYAKTWASSWPATGLYNNGWNGYYGAFNKVNSWAQPWGTYGTGWGYNNLAKTVVPSVKVNSWGLPWGSYGAGAYGWEHPEVVKTVVPESKKVVYAAPAHVGVEKVLVHPKW, from the exons ATGAAG GTTATTGTTACCTTTTTGATTGCCGCCCTGGCTGTTGCCGCTCAGGGATCCTATGTACCAACTTCTTATTGGCCATCGCATGGATGGAACTCCTGGAATAACAACGGTTGGATTGACCACCAAGTGGCTGCCTACCCGTACGCCAAAACATGGGCCTCATCTTGGCCAGCTACTGGTTTGTACAACAACGGATGGAATGGATATTATGGTGCATTCAATAAAGTCAACTCCTGGGCTCAACCATGGGGAACTTATGGAACAGGATGGGGATATAATAACCTGGCTAAAACAGTTGTTCCGTCAGTGAAGGTCAACTCGTGGGGTCTACCATGGGGAAGTTATGGAGCTGGTGCTTACGGCTGGGAACACCCGGAAGTGGTTAAAACTGTTGTGCCAGAGTCTAAAAAGGTGGTCTACGCTGCTCCAGCTCATGTTGGTGTGGAGAAGGTTCTTGTGCACCCGAAATGGTAG